One segment of Actinomyces sp. 432 DNA contains the following:
- a CDS encoding glycoside hydrolase family 1 protein, translating to MTILRDDFIWGASTAAHQVEGDNIASDFWAVEHSPAGLLPEKSGSACDSFHRYREDIRLAAAGGLKAYRFSIEWARIEPADGDFSRAALLHYRDMIDACHEYGLEPIITLHHFTCPLWFTLGGGIQRADAADRFAAYVRQVSEILHDVRWIITINEPNILNLMSGLTAVIGENPGTERAPAGGVAAGNAEHGADDVEAAAPTEQMAALPAPSLELAPKLIAMHAAARAVLRQTVPQAQVGWAIAAQAFTSTPGNDEAFERVFHQWEGVYLDATGEDDFIGVQAYTSQPVDASGPVPHPDSPENTLTGWAYRPDALGINLRRYWERYGKPLLVTENGIATSDDARRIAYTTEALRGLIAAVADGADVRGYCHWSLLDNYEWGRWEPTFGLIAVDRERDFARMPKPSLAWLGRIAAKNAASLEPGA from the coding sequence ATGACCATCCTGCGCGACGACTTCATCTGGGGCGCCTCCACCGCCGCCCATCAGGTGGAGGGCGACAACATCGCCTCAGACTTCTGGGCCGTGGAGCACTCCCCCGCCGGTTTGCTGCCGGAGAAGTCCGGCTCCGCCTGCGACTCCTTCCACCGCTACCGCGAGGACATCCGCCTGGCCGCCGCGGGCGGATTGAAGGCTTACCGCTTCTCCATCGAGTGGGCTCGCATCGAGCCGGCCGACGGCGACTTCTCCCGCGCCGCCCTGCTGCACTACCGGGACATGATCGACGCCTGCCACGAGTACGGCCTGGAGCCGATCATCACCCTGCACCACTTCACCTGCCCGCTGTGGTTCACGCTCGGCGGCGGCATCCAGCGCGCCGACGCCGCCGACCGCTTCGCCGCCTACGTACGCCAAGTCTCCGAGATCCTGCACGACGTGCGCTGGATCATCACCATCAACGAGCCCAACATCCTGAACCTGATGAGCGGCCTGACCGCCGTGATCGGCGAGAACCCCGGGACGGAGCGCGCTCCGGCCGGGGGCGTGGCGGCTGGTAACGCCGAACATGGGGCCGACGACGTCGAGGCGGCCGCGCCCACCGAGCAGATGGCCGCCCTGCCCGCCCCGTCGCTCGAGCTGGCACCCAAGCTGATCGCCATGCACGCCGCCGCCCGTGCCGTGCTGCGCCAGACCGTGCCGCAGGCGCAGGTCGGCTGGGCGATCGCCGCCCAGGCCTTCACCTCCACCCCCGGTAATGATGAGGCGTTCGAGCGGGTCTTCCACCAGTGGGAGGGCGTCTACCTGGACGCCACCGGCGAGGACGACTTCATCGGCGTGCAGGCCTACACCTCCCAGCCGGTGGACGCCTCCGGCCCCGTCCCGCACCCCGACTCGCCCGAGAACACGCTGACCGGCTGGGCCTACCGTCCCGACGCGCTGGGCATCAACCTGCGCCGCTACTGGGAGCGCTACGGCAAGCCCCTGCTGGTCACCGAGAACGGCATCGCCACCTCCGATGACGCCCGCCGCATCGCCTACACCACCGAGGCGCTGCGCGGCCTGATCGCGGCCGTGGCCGACGGCGCGGATGTACGCGGCTACTGCCACTGGTCACTGCTGGACAACTATGAGTGGGGCCGCTGGGAGCCGACTTTCGGGCTGATCGCCGTGGACCGCGAGCGCGACTTCGCCCGCATGCCCAAGCCCTCCCTGGCCTGGCTGGGGCGGATCGCCGCGAAGAATGCCGCCTCGCTCGAGCCCGGCGCCTGA
- a CDS encoding CocE/NonD family hydrolase, with product MSLDFWKAVLGDAQAAARLPRDPVRVYIMGADRWIDLPAWPAPDAVEQAWHLGSGGILDAPGEGRIEPAAQSDGVTSGAADAVSPRERSAHEAAPGFTAWVHDPADPVPTAGGQMLMGPPEDAGPHDQRDVEARGDVAVFTSAPLTEPVTILGPVRLEAWVAADAVDAHLHAALTDVAPDGTSTLLTDGVLRLSAHAGLDRRDPLTPGEPVEAEVDMWATGVHLPAGHRLRLDLAGSNWPRYSVADPADGAPVAMRVLHDADHPSAVVVTTVDLTAHPAAPPHRVR from the coding sequence TTGAGCCTGGACTTCTGGAAGGCGGTGCTCGGGGACGCGCAGGCGGCGGCGCGGCTGCCCCGCGACCCGGTACGCGTTTACATCATGGGCGCGGACCGGTGGATCGACCTGCCCGCCTGGCCCGCCCCCGACGCCGTCGAACAGGCTTGGCACCTGGGCTCGGGCGGGATACTGGACGCCCCAGGAGAGGGGCGGATTGAACCCGCCGCACAGTCCGACGGTGTCACGAGCGGAGCGGCCGATGCGGTCTCGCCGCGGGAACGGTCCGCCCATGAGGCTGCTCCGGGCTTCACCGCCTGGGTGCATGACCCCGCGGATCCGGTGCCCACCGCGGGCGGCCAGATGCTCATGGGGCCGCCGGAGGACGCCGGCCCGCACGACCAGCGCGATGTTGAGGCTCGCGGGGACGTCGCGGTGTTCACCAGTGCGCCGCTGACCGAGCCGGTGACGATCCTCGGGCCGGTGCGGCTTGAGGCCTGGGTGGCGGCCGACGCCGTCGACGCCCACCTGCACGCCGCCCTGACCGACGTGGCCCCGGACGGCACCTCCACCCTGCTGACCGACGGCGTGCTGCGGCTCAGCGCCCACGCCGGCCTGGATCGGCGCGACCCGCTCACACCGGGCGAGCCCGTGGAGGCGGAGGTGGACATGTGGGCCACCGGCGTGCACCTGCCGGCCGGACACCGCCTGCGCCTGGACCTGGCCGGCTCCAACTGGCCGCGCTACAGCGTGGCCGACCCGGCCGACGGCGCCCCGGTGGCCATGCGGGTGCTGCACGACGCCGACCACCCCAGCGCCGTCGTCGTCACCACCGTCGATCTGACGGCTCACCCCGCCGCTCCCCCTCACCGAGTTCGGTAG
- a CDS encoding CocE/NonD family hydrolase, which translates to MTDGPENTRATAIPASVRAALKLPAADGPASRAIHEVLEVPMPDGTVLRADVVRPDDDAAHPALLTRCPYFGAWRPMVAEVTGADPATPGLMAGVLGMQAGVSLDRAVAAGFAVVAQACRGTDISDGGFRFYFDEAADGVATRTALAALPWCDGRVITFGNSYLTTTQFTAALASVENLAGMTAWVSPSTYDDDLAMRGGVLLEGPSYEWARQQVRTGLWRDGRADAPQETLPEPVEDFTPYLKRVGIGQAARDLAAAHRAGGHVVDWVNHPLHDAYWESVAYPTGALADLDVPTLHMSGWYDLFQGGTLRNFTAMAAGAAARGRPGDVRLVIGPWTHLTFDGHLAGRDFPAAASTTSAWAS; encoded by the coding sequence ATGACCGATGGCCCTGAAAACACCCGGGCCACCGCCATCCCGGCCTCCGTGCGCGCCGCCCTGAAGCTGCCCGCTGCGGACGGACCCGCCTCCCGCGCCATCCACGAGGTACTGGAGGTCCCGATGCCGGACGGGACCGTGCTGCGCGCCGACGTCGTGCGTCCCGATGACGACGCCGCCCACCCGGCGCTGCTGACCCGCTGCCCCTACTTCGGCGCCTGGCGCCCCATGGTCGCCGAAGTCACGGGCGCGGACCCGGCCACGCCCGGCCTCATGGCGGGGGTGCTGGGCATGCAGGCGGGCGTGAGCCTGGATCGGGCCGTCGCCGCGGGTTTTGCGGTGGTCGCCCAGGCCTGTCGCGGCACGGACATCTCCGACGGCGGCTTCCGCTTCTACTTCGATGAGGCCGCCGACGGCGTGGCCACACGGACGGCACTGGCCGCACTGCCCTGGTGCGACGGGAGGGTGATCACCTTCGGCAACTCCTACCTGACCACCACCCAGTTCACCGCTGCCCTGGCGAGCGTCGAGAACCTGGCGGGCATGACCGCCTGGGTGTCTCCCTCCACCTATGACGATGACCTGGCCATGCGCGGCGGTGTGCTGCTGGAGGGTCCGTCGTATGAGTGGGCGCGCCAGCAGGTACGCACCGGGCTGTGGCGCGACGGTCGCGCGGACGCCCCGCAGGAGACACTGCCCGAGCCGGTGGAGGACTTCACCCCATATCTAAAGCGGGTCGGGATCGGGCAGGCGGCACGCGATCTGGCGGCCGCGCACCGGGCCGGCGGGCACGTGGTGGACTGGGTGAACCATCCGCTGCACGACGCCTACTGGGAATCCGTCGCCTACCCGACTGGTGCCCTGGCCGACTTGGACGTGCCGACGCTGCACATGTCCGGTTGGTACGACCTGTTCCAGGGCGGCACCCTGCGCAACTTCACGGCCATGGCCGCCGGTGCGGCGGCGCGGGGACGCCCCGGCGACGTACGCCTGGTCATCGGCCCCTGGACTCACCTGACCTTCGACGGGCACCTGGCCGGGCGCGACTTCCCGGCGGCGGCATCGACGACGTCGGCCTGGGCGAGTTGA
- a CDS encoding alpha-L-rhamnosidase C-terminal domain-containing protein — MAPAPGGGLTHAESVHRTPYGWAAVAWRLVDEAGHEITSQAAAAGQGRLEVDVVVPVGASARVTLPGREGEEPIELSHGRHHLVA; from the coding sequence GTGGCCCCGGCCCCGGGCGGGGGCCTGACCCACGCCGAGTCCGTGCACCGCACCCCCTACGGCTGGGCGGCCGTGGCCTGGCGGCTGGTGGACGAGGCCGGACACGAGATCACCTCGCAGGCGGCAGCGGCCGGGCAGGGGCGGCTGGAGGTCGACGTCGTCGTCCCGGTCGGGGCGAGCGCACGCGTCACGCTGCCGGGCCGGGAGGGCGAGGAACCCATCGAGCTGTCCCACGGCCGCCACCACCTGGTGGCCTGA
- a CDS encoding family 78 glycoside hydrolase catalytic domain codes for MGDSDAERLIMPVDAPVRAQETLLPVAVTVQERWAMRIGEAEIETSPERALIDFGQNISGRLRIRVAGPAGTTITLRHAEVLEHGQLGTRPLRGATATDRYTLAGDGVEEWEPAFTIHGFRYADVSGWPGGAAAAKRDIEAGAITAVVVHTSMERLGAFECSDARVNRLHENSRWSMRDNFVALPTDCPQRDERLGWTGDIQAFAPTAAFHYGCTGLLSSWLADLAIEQQAHGTVPWYVPVVPGGLWTPPRPAAVWGDAATVVPWELFRATGDRDLLAQQYDSAKAWVDLVDSLAADDHVWDSGMQLGDWLDPSAPPDNPMQAMTEPHLVATAFFAQSARIVARWAQVLGNEEDATHYAALAEAIGEGFRARFTDGAGRMTSDTQTAYALAITFDLTGSEGNREVAGNRLAELVEASGGHVSTGFAGTPVLTGALSATGHVDAAYRLLLTTTCPSWLYTVTMGATTTWERWDSMLPDGSINPGDMTSFNHYALGAVAAWLQRSVAGMAPAAPATE; via the coding sequence GTGGGCGACTCCGACGCCGAGCGGCTGATCATGCCGGTCGATGCCCCGGTGCGCGCGCAGGAGACCCTGCTCCCGGTGGCGGTCACCGTGCAGGAGCGGTGGGCGATGCGCATCGGGGAGGCTGAGATCGAGACCTCCCCGGAGCGGGCGCTGATCGACTTCGGCCAGAACATTTCCGGCCGCCTGCGCATTCGCGTGGCCGGCCCGGCCGGCACCACCATCACCTTGCGGCACGCCGAGGTGCTCGAGCACGGCCAGTTAGGCACGCGCCCACTGCGCGGCGCCACCGCCACCGACCGCTACACCCTGGCCGGCGACGGCGTGGAGGAGTGGGAGCCGGCTTTCACCATCCACGGCTTCCGCTACGCAGACGTCTCGGGCTGGCCGGGCGGGGCGGCGGCCGCCAAGCGGGACATCGAGGCCGGGGCGATCACCGCCGTCGTCGTGCACACCTCCATGGAGCGGCTGGGTGCCTTCGAATGCTCGGACGCCCGAGTGAATCGCCTGCATGAGAACTCGCGCTGGTCCATGCGGGACAACTTCGTCGCCCTGCCCACCGACTGCCCGCAGCGCGACGAGCGTCTGGGCTGGACCGGTGACATCCAGGCCTTCGCCCCCACCGCTGCCTTCCACTACGGCTGCACCGGGCTGCTGTCCTCCTGGCTGGCGGACCTGGCCATCGAGCAGCAGGCGCATGGCACCGTGCCCTGGTACGTGCCCGTTGTTCCGGGCGGCCTGTGGACGCCGCCGCGGCCCGCCGCCGTGTGGGGCGACGCCGCCACCGTGGTGCCGTGGGAGCTGTTCCGGGCCACCGGCGACCGGGACCTGCTCGCGCAGCAGTATGACTCCGCCAAGGCGTGGGTGGATCTGGTGGACTCCCTGGCCGCGGATGACCACGTGTGGGACTCCGGCATGCAGCTGGGCGACTGGCTCGACCCCTCCGCCCCGCCGGACAACCCCATGCAGGCGATGACCGAGCCACACCTGGTGGCCACGGCCTTCTTCGCCCAGTCGGCCCGGATCGTGGCACGCTGGGCGCAGGTGCTCGGCAATGAGGAGGACGCCACGCACTACGCCGCCCTGGCGGAGGCGATCGGGGAGGGCTTCCGCGCCCGCTTCACCGACGGCGCTGGGCGCATGACCTCAGACACCCAGACCGCCTACGCCCTGGCGATCACCTTCGACCTGACCGGATCGGAGGGCAACCGCGAGGTCGCCGGCAACCGCCTGGCGGAGCTGGTGGAGGCCTCCGGCGGGCACGTGTCCACCGGCTTCGCGGGCACGCCCGTGCTCACCGGCGCGCTTAGCGCCACCGGCCACGTCGATGCCGCCTACCGGCTGCTGCTGACGACGACGTGCCCGAGCTGGCTGTACACGGTCACCATGGGCGCCACCACCACCTGGGAGCGCTGGGACTCCATGCTGCCCGACGGAAGCATCAACCCCGGCGACATGACCAGCTTCAACCACTACGCCCTGGGCGCGGTGGCGGCCTGGCTGCAGCGCAGCGTCGCGGGCATGGCTCCCGCGGCCCCGGCTACCGAGTGA
- a CDS encoding alpha-L-rhamnosidase N-terminal domain-containing protein: MDRVRAAAGRTHLRRHHPTPGPLPAGDGVGTHALGAQLADGWYRGHIGFDGGYRNLYGDDVAAIIQLELTHADGSRSTVATGPEWRAGAGEILFTGLYDGETVDARLTTPGWSAPASTTTPGHR, encoded by the coding sequence TTGGACCGTGTACGGGCAGCGGCTGGTCGCACGCACCTACGACGTCACCACCCAACTCCTGGACCACTCCCCGCCGGCGATGGCGTCGGCACTCATGCGCTCGGCGCGCAGCTGGCAGACGGCTGGTACCGCGGACACATCGGCTTCGACGGCGGCTACCGCAACCTGTATGGCGACGACGTCGCCGCCATCATCCAGCTCGAGCTCACCCACGCCGACGGCAGCCGCAGCACCGTCGCCACCGGCCCCGAGTGGCGGGCCGGCGCGGGCGAGATCCTGTTCACCGGCCTGTACGACGGCGAGACAGTCGATGCCCGCCTGACCACTCCCGGCTGGTCCGCCCCGGCTTCGACGACGACGCCTGGTCACCGGTAG